A region of Saccharococcus thermophilus DNA encodes the following proteins:
- a CDS encoding IS256 family transposase, whose translation MSKSIPNVDWANQLESVIRQFVKEKLELIMREEIKNFLEIEQAGTSNMRNGYYQRNLDTQYGRIEGLLVPRDRNGEFQTQLFAPYQRHTGWLEEAIIRMYQSGMSTREIGKFIERILGSTYSPATISRITDVVKEDIEKWHTRPLHKRYSVLYLDGLYVKLRRETVEKEVIYVVLGVNEEGYREILDFFVGGQESAYVWQEILQHLYQRGAKEVLLGIFDGLPGLEEAFKAVYPKADVQRCVVHKVRNTLHRVRKKDQFEVAEDLRLIYRAPNKEMALQMFQQFESKWSSKYPREVQSWANELDVLLTFMDYPSSIRSVIYTTNAIERTIKEIRKRLKPMNSLNSLEAAEKIVYLTIQDFNEKWAGRKLRGFAEAQEALERMFEERYH comes from the coding sequence ATGTCTAAAAGTATACCGAATGTCGACTGGGCAAATCAACTGGAAAGTGTCATTCGTCAGTTTGTAAAGGAAAAATTAGAACTGATCATGCGGGAAGAAATCAAGAATTTCCTCGAAATAGAACAGGCCGGAACATCAAATATGAGAAACGGCTACTATCAACGAAATCTAGATACGCAATATGGCCGGATTGAAGGTCTTTTGGTCCCTAGAGACCGAAACGGAGAATTTCAAACACAGTTGTTTGCCCCTTACCAACGGCACACCGGCTGGCTGGAGGAAGCAATCATTAGGATGTACCAAAGTGGCATGAGTACACGGGAAATTGGCAAGTTTATCGAACGAATTCTAGGAAGCACCTATTCTCCTGCGACGATCAGCCGTATTACCGATGTCGTGAAGGAAGACATCGAGAAATGGCACACTCGTCCACTGCACAAGCGTTATTCCGTCTTATATTTGGATGGTTTATACGTAAAACTTCGTCGCGAAACCGTGGAGAAAGAAGTCATTTATGTGGTGTTAGGGGTGAACGAAGAAGGATATCGCGAAATTCTTGATTTCTTTGTGGGAGGACAAGAAAGCGCCTATGTATGGCAGGAAATTCTTCAACACCTCTACCAAAGAGGCGCCAAGGAAGTGCTTCTGGGCATATTCGATGGACTACCAGGGTTGGAGGAAGCCTTTAAGGCGGTTTATCCGAAAGCCGATGTGCAGCGTTGTGTCGTTCACAAAGTCCGTAACACGCTCCATCGTGTTCGGAAAAAAGACCAATTTGAAGTGGCCGAGGATCTCAGGCTGATTTATCGCGCGCCGAATAAGGAGATGGCGTTACAGATGTTTCAACAGTTTGAGTCGAAATGGTCAAGCAAGTATCCGAGAGAAGTTCAATCTTGGGCCAATGAGTTGGATGTCCTCCTTACATTTATGGATTATCCAAGCAGTATTCGAAGTGTGATTTACACGACGAATGCCATTGAACGAACGATCAAGGAGATTCGGAAACGTCTAAAGCCGATGAACAGTTTGAATAGTTTAGAAGCCGCTGAAAAAATCGTATATTTGACCATTCAAGATTTTAATGAGAAATGGGCAGGGCGAAAGTTGCGAGGATTTGCCGAAGCACAGGAAGCCCTCGAGCGAATGTTTGAAGAACGTTATCATTAA